From the Musa acuminata AAA Group cultivar baxijiao chromosome BXJ3-1, Cavendish_Baxijiao_AAA, whole genome shotgun sequence genome, the window ATTAGTCAAACACAATCTTAATTACTaccaaataattatatatatatatatagcaaattGCTCCAACAATAATATTATCATATGAATATGTATTACATTATTTGAGATTACAAAGTAGTGTGCCAAATGGATTGGATCAACATGAATGGGAACCAAGAATACTTTCATGCCTTTAAATGtaatagtttatattttatttattctattATCAAACAGTGACATACATAACTAAATATCATCAGAATAAATTCTCgaatatctaaaaaaaattaaatacaaaAAATATAGAGTGAGTACTTTTGCTTAGAATTCACATAATAGACTTCTCTCTTCTTAAAGTGAAAGGAACATCACATGAATGACACCATATTATTATATGATTGTGTTTGCTCTCGAATCTTACAGGGATTGATTcatcaaatataaataaatacatcacATCTTTGAATGAATCTAAGAACAGTGCACCTTTTCTGCCTCATTCTCTCAGGTGTTCTACACAAGATGTGCAACAAAGTCCAAGCCAACACTGCTGACTATATATAAACTTGGCCTGTTAAAATCTGCATCAAGAACAAATCCAACCTCAAGTATACACGCAATGCAAATGGTCTTGCTGCAGTTATTCAAAGAATCATGAGAaagaataataaataaaagaaCATTATAAAAAGAATTACCAGGTGCCTGAAGTGGAGCATGTCATCAGAGGCTGCAACAACAAGAACTATATAGGGATTGCAGGAAAAGAACTGAAAGGTAGAGTAGATCACTGGGGTGAGATTGCCATTATGCATTCCACTGTTTCAAACAACTCTTGGTCAAACTAAAATGGCACTTCCTGGCTGTCTGATCTGAGGAGAGGATTGGAGTTCATGACCATGCCTCGATGAAAAATTTACCAGCCTTCTCTAGTAGCCGGAGCCATCTTGCAGCTGATTCTTTAGACATCCCATTTTCTACTGCAATAATTTCTTCCAGGGTTGATGTCACATCTGTCGGCATCTTTGTGGAGGACCCTGCGATGTATATTGCAGCTCCTGAACTCAGTAGACTCCAAATCCTTTTACTCTCTTCCTTCATCTTATGCTGTACATAGATTTTTTGTGGCTGATCTCTAGAAAAAGCAACAAAGAAGCCGCCACCCTTATCTGCTGATAGAACCCCATCATCTTGGGCTTGCGCCAACCATAAGTTCTTGTATAAGAAATCGACTGATTGGTTTCTACATCCGAAAaagaagagaataggagatgTTGATCTGGTCAAATTCTGGAGAGCACGTTCCTCAACAAATGCTCGGAATGGTGCACATCCAGTTCCTGGTCCAATGAGAATGAGAGGTAGTGATGGTGGAGGTGGAGGCAGGGAACCTCGAGTTACCCAAGCGGGAATGTGAACTCCTGAtcacaaagaaaataattatgaTGACTACATCGCCGATTCTGAGCAcaatgattttatcttttatgTACGTACCGCTTCTTTTAAATGGATCAAGTCCAGCTAGCCATGATGAGCAGAGGCCATGTCTCTTTCTCTTAAAAGGAGTAGTCCATGACACAATGCTCACAGTTAAGTGaacttgatttggatgaactgaaGGGGAAGAGGATATGGAAAATGCTCTTGTTTTTAGTGGAGGGACCAGCTGCACCAACCATTCAAACGGCATCTGCACAGATGGAAAATCCTCTAGTACCTACAATAAGAACAAAAAGCTTCTCAGTAATTCATAATGTGTGAAGAAAGCCTTGACATCAAATCCTTCAAATATCATATTGCACACATAAATGACTCCTTTCAGGATAAACAGCATCATGAACTAATAAAGATCAAATATGCAATTAGCAAAATGGAATTGAAACCAAGTCACAAAATTTATCACCTCTACAACAGTTCTTCGCTCCCTCTGATTATACTGATATAGATCATCCATTCCTTCAGGAGAAGCAAAATATTGAAGCCTCTCCTTCTCATATTCAGCTGTTGCATAAAAGCTCATGACCTAAAGGGCATATGAAAGTGCAGAAAGAAAATCTTCAAACCTCTATGCAGCTAAATTTTGCAAATATACAAGGAAGCAAAACAGTTATCCCTAATTAGAACTGATTTTGATATTACATATGGACATGGCAtgtaatagaaaaataaaagctTCATTCCTTCACCCAAGAACAATCTTAGAAATCTACTGTTCGAGAATAGACACTTAACTACACTACTGTACAGCATATAATCTCCAtaacatataaaaacatacttaTATAATACAGAATTTATATCATAGATTAACAAATAAATGATTATGACATGATGATGGAATGTACCCTTAATCTCAGCAAAGTGATACTGTCACAAAGTTAaatgtaatttatacaaaatattacATGGATTTGGATCCAACAACATTCATTCAAGCTCAATTCCTATAAAATATCCAAATCCAAAGTACAACCTAAATCAGACTTAATATAAACAACAGATGGTATGAACTGAGCTAGTCACCTTATCTTGTTAAATAGATACCTTGAATCAACCAATCCATGCTTATCTAACCTACAAGTGACAAACTAATAATAACAATTTAAGTTACCCCATCTTTCTCCAAGGTTTCCTACTCAGTTCCCATATTACTTAATGACTGCTACTTCATAAAAGCAATTCTAAAGCTCTTTCAAGTTACAAAATCCCAAAATTTTCATTTGTCATATAGGCTTCAATATGTAATTCTACTAGCATACAAGGCTCTCCGCCCCaaccctctctctttctttttctttacctCCTTGGTAGATGATCTGCATTACAAATTAACATAATAGACTAAACTACGTACTGTCTATGTTACTTCTCATTAATTAAACAAACTTACCTCAAAAAAGTAACGCCGAGGAGAAGCTGACGCGACATCCATTGTAAGCTCCACAAAGTTTTTCAGTTTAATAGGGCGCACCAAGCTCTTTATACTTTTGTAGGCGGATTGTTTTTCAGTATCCCTAGCCTTGACCTAAAAGATCGCAAGATTGAAACCAATCAGGTCCTATTAATAAAGGAGCatttctactatatatatatatagtcttttaTCCTTGAGACAACAAATAGAAATTAAGACAGCATTCATGTAATGAGTCAAAACTTCAACATAAACTTCAGATGCTCTTCAAATAATGCATCAATGTTGCAAAAGCTGAGAAAAGTGGGGTGTATAAATACTCATGCACACATTCATATGTATGCATCTACACATATATAAAGTTTTGATAATTTATATAATGCTGATAGAAAAACATAACACCAAGAAAGAACTACATACTGTGATGTAACAGTTTGGATCTAGGTTACAGCGCTGTATAAATGCATCGACAGCAGCAGGATTTTGACTTGGTAGAATCTCAAGAACATCACCCACTTGATAGTCAATGACCTAGAATTGTGGCCGCAGATTGATTTTCATTATCCAGGAAATATAATCAAAGTTCCATTTGCACAGAAACTCACATTCGATGAAGCTTCAAATTCAAAGTGACGCACATCTCTACTATGGTTCACATTTGTCAATCGTTGATTAGTTATCTGCCAAGTTACTCACAGTAAGTGTTCCAAATATTAGCAATACAAATTAAAGAAACAGATACATGAGAGCTACCAGAGAACCATAAATCCAAAAAGGATGAAAGATACACTATAATATTCATTCAGCAACCAAATACAGGATATCAATGTATTATGTGGCATACTCCAAGCCAAGATTCGTTGTGTGGATCGGCACATGTCAGCATAGGTGAAAATGTACAATGCTATGGCATTGACAGGTGTCAGATGTACCTACCTACATGGCTAGTTAAATTTTTTAACCTCAACCAACCTGCAAATGGGCATGACAAAAAACATGGCAGGGAATCCTTGCTTCAAGTATGAATTTCTTTGCTTTCAGTACATCCTCAAGAAATGGGTGGTGTGGCAATAAAGTTGCTCCACCCAAGCACGATGGTTCCAAGTTGTGGAACAAGTCATTCAGATGTGGGAGTAAGGCAATGGACTTCAGTCTCTTCTAAAACCAAGCTAATAAATCGACATATTTTTCTTGTGGCACATCCCTGACTATGAATTTCTTTACTCAAAAGTCAAAATATTCTCAAGTAGAAGACTTGTTTACCAGTAAAGTTACTCCATCCCAAGCATGATGGACCTTAATTAATGAGTCACTTCACATGTAGGCACAAGGCCATGAATGTGACGTCCCCTAGTCCCACAAGCCCATGCATTAGGCTGCACGTTTCTTGTGATACATTGCTGATTCTATTTAATGGACAGGATTTACACAAATATTAAGTCTGCTTCATGTGTCACATTGAAAACTACCTTTAGGGTTGCATATATCTTATGCACCTTAGATCAAAAGTAGTGTAGCTTGGTATGTGATAGGGGGTATCTGACACATGGGCATCTAGACAACGCCACATCAATGCCAATCTGACACCAACTCGGACATTCTGTCAATTTGGCACTTCAGCCAAGTACCACATGTGGTCAGCATAACGCACAACAGTGCTAACTACAATGTCGGGTTTAGTCGACTCTTCACGTTCAGTAACGCTCGACCACAATCGCTCACACAAACTAACTCTCATTGACTACCGACAATTATCAAATTCTTCTATAAAAGGCCTCAAGTATACTATTTTACACATGGGACATTCTATAAAACTCTCAACTCTCTGACCCCTCTGAATCCCTGATTATAATGTCACCTTCCGACACTAACTTAAGAATTGGAGAGGGCATGCCCCGGACACAATTTTGTAGGACCCCAGCGAATCCAATCATCACTTGACACCAACTTTGCAACTAGCTTCAAAACCTGATACCTTGGAATCTTGGACAAACAAAATCTGCACAATAGTATGCTAGCCCACCATCATTCTCAAATTCTCAATTATTAGTTGTTCTTTTTCAACTACAGAAGTGCATATGGTAAACATAGTGCATAAGGTGATTATCAAACAAGGAAGCTGAAATAGTTGGGAAGACAAGATCCAAAAGATTCAATGTGCATATCGACACAATATTTGACTCTCGAGTGTAGGTTCAGAAGAGTAACAGACATATTTGAATTTGTTTAATATGAAGGGTAATTGATCTCTAAATTTATACCTATAACCAAAGTAGTCCCACGTGTCCATAATGTACATGTCTATAACAAGTATGGTAGCCTCAATGGATTATCTAAAACAAGGAATTTAATTTCACCAGGATCATCAGTCCGTACCAGctggtatttactggtccaagCATGAACCGAGACACTGCCCCATTACATGCAGCTcagttcagttttttattcttttaatgaCAGATCATCCATTGATTTGTTTTTTTATCTTCAAGGCATTGGCCTTTTAGGGCTTGCGAGTCCATCTCCCTTTCCATGTGGCCCGACTGGTGCTGCCCGCCTCATCTTCAATATATGTCATCATGAATCCGACCAATTATCAACCAGAACGGGTCCAGTACCACATTTTGTTGGATTAAACAAATCCTAAAACAATGTTTCCAAATGCAATATCCcaatatgcatatatgcatatgtgGCTGCTTCTGCAGTCTGCATAGACAAGCACATGCAGCCACATATGCAAACACATACAAATATGTGGTGGCTAATTATGAAgttcacaactacatatatgtatgaatatgTGATCAGCCTATGTGGTTTACATTTCTTCCCAAGTGTAAttgtttgaagtttgaactatTATATTATTCTAATAGTATACATGATTAACATAAATTTTAATTACATACACTTGCATAGATCATACACCTTATCACTTCAATCTTCATCTTTCCATACTTTAACTAAGACAaattttgattatatttttttatgtttatatatacagTTCATGTGCTTGCATATGCACCCCCTCATGCTGCATATGCAATATGTGGTACCACGATCACCTGCACATGTAAACcatttttcagaaaaatatggAGCTAAAATAAAATGGATGGAAATTTTCTTCAAAGAATTGAAATCATTCAATCAATTGCAGTTAAGCATGATCCAAATATCTCTAAACAAGTTAAAGAAAGTAAAACATATATTATAAAGTTTCTTCCTACAAAATGTTAAAATAATATGTGATTTggtagccaaaaaaaaaaatcatattttactattttaagtaacctaaatttaaataaaaaagtatCAAGAACAAccagcattttctatagaatctaTAAAAGACTAATTGATAGATAATATAAATCATACCATATGCAAAAGATACTGTGGCTTCTTATCATGATAATGAAACTGTGCAGGTGACATTGAACATGCACGCTCTATCACCACCTCAGAACTTTCCAGATCTACAacataaaaaggtcatggttcttGTCAAAAACAATGAGAACATTTAATTAGTAGACCATAAtgctacatgctctgcaacaaaaTATAAGCTTACATGCTCAATTTAATTTATAATTAGAGAATTTGGCTGAGAGGAAAGATTTAAAAAGTAATCAGCAACAGTTCCAGCCAGCATGATGTAGACTTTGATCCATTCACCTTTCATGACTTACCATATGCAGTTAAATGATCTGGTTGCATCTTGTCAGAAGAATGGTAAATAACCTCAATTTTTGCATGATCCAAACTTCTCTTAGAAGGATCCATAATATCTGAAACCCTAGGCAAAATGTTTGGATGCACTGTATTCAGCATCTTCCACAAAGATAACAACCAAGGATCCAGAGCACCTTCATAGCTGCAGAGGATAAATTCTTAACATTATTCTGTCTCTctcacaaaaacaaaaaaatctgAAAGCAAAGTGTCTatcaagcaactcaaatggatcaagcataaaaaagaaaaaaaaaaaaaaaagaacttgcaGGCAAGAACATATGTTATCGGTAATAGAAAAAAGCACTGGAGCCAACAAAAATCAACAGAAAATCAGTCTTATCTTGCCAAGAGAATGCATCCAAGAGAAATACGAAGTAAATCTCCCTCTTCAAGAATAAACAACAAATCAGATGAAAGTTCaacaaataagcaagatgaatccaTGTAATTCAGACCATGCTTGCAATACAAAAGAAAACACCAACTGACCAACAACAGGCATATACGGAAACATACCCTGAAGGGTGCTGATCATCTCCTAAACCTTTTTCAATTAATGGTTTTGCTCCGAGATCTGAAAGCCTTTTGTCCAGCTTTTTTGCACTAAACTACAAAAGGGTTCCACATTGTACATATGAGTAAAATAATTAGCCAGAATTTTATTAACATGCTACATAATGAATTTTGCCTGGAAGGTACATTGGAGATTATATATCTGTCGAAGTGGTATCTGGATGATGGAAACCACTTTGATTGCGAAGACTTTGATTGATAAACAATGTACTAAAAAGAACGTGCTAGAGTTTCACCACAATGATTGAAAGAGCAATTTGGTATTGATAGGAAGCACAAACATGCACATTACATGGACATCCCCGCatgacaaatctttacaaagtggGGAATgacccacagagagagagagagagagacacacacacacacacacacataatctttaatattataAAGTTTAAAATTATTTCATGTATTTGAAAAGAAGCTGTTGTAGAAAATTAAATTTCAATATATATGAGGCCAAGTAATATGATGCAAATTTCTGACAATCCTCTTCCTCAACCTCGGCACCCATAAAAAAGCCAAAAGACTCAACTATAGTCCTATTCAGGTTGGCTGAAGCCTTATTATGACCAGCCAAGGGTCAAAGCAACTCTTCACAATGGGGACCCTATGGTCATAAACAAATCTACCACAAGGGCGGAATAAACAGGGGACCCAAGCATCATGTCAGCAGCCAAGATCACTTGAAAGCTTACAACAAATGATCAATAGATTGGATTAAGATCATAACATACTTACAATCTAACATCAAACAGATTTATGGAAAAGGAACAACTGTACTACAACAACATAAAGAGGCAAAGAAATCACATATAACCTAATCAAAAGGATCCACAACCTAATTAAccaaacataaataaaaaattacattATATTTCTGGTACCCTGAGTCACCCAGTCCAAAAACTGCATAGTGAAGTCCTTCCAACCACTGATTGCTAAGGTTCCTCTGCAAAAGAAACCTCCAAAACACCTACAAAAACACAACATCGTATCTAACCATTGCAACAGATCCACTTCAAAGTTCAGACTACCATTGTGAAAGAAGTCCAACCTTCATTGAGTCTGGTATATCCCCCTGTCCTGTGGTAGAAACCACAAAAATTACAATTTCTTGGTCTGGTAAACAACTCTGcatacaataaataaataaaaattggtTGGAACACCACCAAGAATAATAAGGTGAAAGAAAAATGTGGTCTTTTTTATGTTAAATCAGATCAAGACATGAGATGGACTTATAATGGGTTTACTGACCGCGTCAAAGCGGTCGATGGGGAGGACTTGGACAGAAGGGCAGCCACCGCGTTCTGCCTCCCTACCAACGCGCTCGGCAGCATCCATAGCATTCCCAGTCTGCGAAGCGTAGAGAACTAGCAGATGGCTCGACTTCTCCTCCATTCTCTTTTTTCTAGCGACTGATGTTCCGACAAATGACTGTGCTATGCAGGAAGGCCATGCACCACATAGCATATATGAAGTTTACATTTTTTCATTAGTTACAGGCGCATATAGTTAAGGAAAAAGCAAAACAAGTCAAAAACACACAAACAAGTACacaaaattttacagtgcaaagAAACACCCtacatggcaagattagaagatgGAAAATATCAAAACACTAGTTCCAATATATGGAGATGTACTGTGAGACCATTCAATTTGAAAGTATAACCAAACTGAAGATGATCAACATatattcatctagcaattcaaaaGAACATCCTGAAACAAGAAATGGTGATCCTTGCGCCAAAGGCTACAAAAATAGAGAAAGCTAAGATCCAAATACTGCTGATGACCTGTAAAATAATTGAATCAACATATTCAATCAGTCCAAACTAAACGGAAACTTGAAATAATGCAATTTAGTGGTAATTGAGGGGGTTCCAAACTCAGATTGCAGGAACAGATTATAAGATCGTAAGATCAATCAGATCCTACAActtataaaatattaatcttaagatatatatatatatatctatatagaaacttataaataaagttttaagatttaGTAACCCTTACATATTCTTAAATTAATTATTACATTTTTATTATAGTGAATGCATAATTAATAGTATTATCTCTTATTTGAATGAATAATAATTTGCTTGTTTTTGAGGTTTACAACGATCTAATTGGTCTCTCCACTTGACCATCTCGACTCAAGATACGCATAAGTAAAGCAGTGTATGctatatgatttattttattacAAATTATTAATATGCAACAAAACATATGCTTAAGGGTATAAATTACACAGCCAACTTCTACAGCAGAATAAAAGCTATAACATCTTTAATGTATCATTAACATAAGCTAGGAGATCAGAGTGGGGAGGAGAGGATCAACAAATAGAAGAGACGACAAGAGAGAATAGGAGTGGGAAGGAGATCAGAGGAGGGTTGAGATCGggaaagaggagaggagagaagagtACCAGGGAATAGGTGGCTGAGCCAGCAACGGCGGGAGTGCCGGCCGCAGGAGGAGAGGAAAGGCTTAGGGCATCACGCGTCGAGTCTCGGGACTCGGGATCAGTGTTTTTACCGAGGTCTTTTGAGTTGACTCGGTAAACTCAAGTCGACTCGTTCCGAGTCGAGACGCGGGTCTCAGTTTGACGCTGATAAAGAGGGTCTCATTCAACCGGACTTTGATCCGCATTAGACGGGTATGGATCCTTTGAATTTGGAGGTACCATTCAGCTTGAGTCCGACAATCATCGGATCCAATTCTACTTTTACATCCTACAATAGTCTAATTCGGATTCAATTTTTAATTAGCTCAGGGGATGAATCCTAAACCTCATTttccttgtgtgtgtgtgtgtgtgtgtgtgattcgAATCTTATTGGAATTCGTTGTGATCGTGAACCCAAGCCATCGCTCCTCGACTTCTCTTCTCATGCATTGACTACTCTCAAATCACTAAAGATCTATAGATATGATTTGACTtaagtatattttaaatatattttaaaatagattAATTATACTTTAAATATGTATTGACTTAAGTGTTATTTGGTAAAATTATGTTATATAaatctattaaatattttatgataaatttatccttataatatttttaataattttcacaagttaatacatatttttttttattaagactaataagtaatatatatatatgtaaattttaaaatatataataaaataaaatatataatcatataaataaatataaaaaataatctttgaaaaacaaataaattttatttttaattgaaTCTAATTAATTTCTTGactaaaaaaatcattttttttttctcttttatctccGAAGCAATGTTGGTAAAAATAGAGACATACGGACAAGCAAGGAATCGACCTCAGGTGTCTCCCGTGGCAGTAATACTAAAATACCACTAGACCAATAGGGTGATCTAATCCTGATGTATAAGCTATTAATATATCATCTTTAATCCACAGCTGAAACAAAGACTAATCCACACACGTTTGCAGCTGGCAAATTTAGTTCGACCCCTTACATTCCTCAAAAGGAGGATCGTCTTTTCCCATAAATTATTTACACTCAAGCAAATCGACAGCTGGAAATGACATCCATCCCCACCCAAATCCATTccaatcctcttttttttttcctattaatGCCAATTTTTATCCCCTATTTAGtattaccaaaaaataaaaataataacacaACCAtacaatctaaaaataaaaataaacacgAAAAACAGCCTTTTCACCCCCGAATAAGCAATTAAAAGGAGGAAGTCATATTTTTCGTTACTTTTTCCTGTACGATGGGTTCGAAGACAATCTTACACGCAGCAATGCAGAGAGACATTTTTATCGTCTTGATGATGGCAATGCAGCTCAACATTCATAAAATCCACCTGATCAATAGATATAGCGAAAGGGGGGAGAAGAATCAAGGCAAAAACAAACGCAGGCAATTGTAATATAAATACCGCCATCAGATTGTGCAACAAGAACAAGAATTAGCAGAAGTCGAGAGGAGACAGTTTGCCTGGTCTCCTGGAAGCCTCACAGCAACAAAGTCAACATGGCAATCCAACTTCACCAGGGATGGAGGTACCAAATATTCCACCTTTCTCAATCTCAGACGACAAATGTACGCGACGACGGGCGACCGGATACTCGGACTACCAGATATCTTTCTGAGCCCTATGGCTAAACGAAATAAGAGGCTCCTGTGCATTAAGTTATTTTAAACTATTACACTGAAAAAGCATATTCTAAAAATA encodes:
- the LOC135629475 gene encoding NADPH-dependent diflavin oxidoreductase 1-like: MEEKSSHLLVLYASQTGNAMDAAERVGREAERGGCPSVQVLPIDRFDASCLPDQEIVIFVVSTTGQGDIPDSMKVFWRFLLQRNLSNQWLEGLHYAVFGLGDSGYQKYNFSAKKLDKRLSDLGAKPLIEKGLGDDQHPSGYEGALDPWLLSLWKMLNTVHPNILPRVSDIMDPSKRSLDHAKIEVIYHSSDKMQPDHLTAYDLESSEVVIERACSMSPAQFHYHDKKPQYLLHMITNQRLTNVNHSRDVRHFEFEASSNVIDYQVGDVLEILPSQNPAAVDAFIQRCNLDPNCYITVKARDTEKQSAYKSIKSLVRPIKLKNFVELTMDVASASPRRYFFEVMSFYATAEYEKERLQYFASPEGMDDLYQYNQRERRTVVEVLEDFPSVQMPFEWLVQLVPPLKTRAFSISSSPSVHPNQVHLTVSIVSWTTPFKRKRHGLCSSWLAGLDPFKRSGVHIPAWVTRGSLPPPPPSLPLILIGPGTGCAPFRAFVEERALQNLTRSTSPILFFFGCRNQSVDFLYKNLWLAQAQDDGVLSADKGGGFFVAFSRDQPQKIYVQHKMKEESKRIWSLLSSGAAIYIAGSSTKMPTDVTSTLEEIIAVENGMSKESAARWLRLLEKAGKFFIEAWS